Proteins found in one Nostoc sp. NIES-3756 genomic segment:
- a CDS encoding cyanoexosortase A system-associated protein, with protein MIFWKQARPYFLAVGSFVITVFLLKSIIAPEKKALTEESFAFPTELPLPGWRFQSSKSLNLKEQSKKGQVYQYTRNHVNLKIEMIYRNGFVTNELPFRIYNPNIAAPNKLTGIIRQHPQVGAYSLIFHKGRAYLHSCINPNAPSVVTYQQFIFNRYTYDLQIHRLLSALLGQKSLRDARCLWTHLSIPVENSSIEEGYQILENAWFLWYPHWHSRFP; from the coding sequence ATGATTTTTTGGAAACAAGCACGCCCTTACTTTTTAGCTGTGGGTTCGTTTGTAATTACTGTGTTTCTTCTAAAATCTATCATAGCCCCAGAGAAAAAAGCATTAACAGAAGAATCTTTTGCTTTCCCGACAGAGTTACCTTTACCTGGATGGCGGTTTCAATCTAGCAAATCTTTAAATTTAAAGGAGCAAAGTAAAAAGGGACAAGTCTATCAATACACACGCAACCATGTTAATCTCAAAATAGAGATGATATACAGAAATGGTTTTGTGACTAATGAATTACCATTTCGTATATATAATCCTAATATTGCTGCTCCCAATAAACTAACTGGTATTATCCGTCAACATCCTCAAGTTGGTGCATACAGCTTAATATTTCACAAGGGTCGTGCATATTTGCATTCTTGTATAAATCCAAATGCGCCAAGTGTTGTAACTTACCAACAATTTATCTTTAATCGATATACGTATGACTTACAGATACATCGCTTATTATCGGCTCTTTTAGGTCAGAAATCACTCCGAGATGCACGTTGTTTGTGGACACATTTATCGATTCCTGTAGAAAATTCTTCGATTGAAGAAGGATATCAGATTTTAGAGAATGCTTGGTTTTTGTGGTATCCACATTGGCATTCTCGTTTTCCCTAA
- the ctaD gene encoding cytochrome c oxidase subunit I has product MTRVEFPPHLPPDDNEQKNLVVGHTLHLPAWKWRDYFTFNVDHKVIGIQYLVTAFVFYLIGGLMAIAIRTELATPDADLIDPNLYNAFMTNHGTIMIFLWIVPSAIGGFGNYLIPLMIGARDMAFPKLNAIAFWLNPPAGLLLLLSFVFGGSQSGWTAYPPLSLVTAPMAQTLWILAIVLVGTSSILGSVNFVVTILMMKVPSMKWDQLPLFCWAILATSVLALLSTPVLAAGLVLLLFDLNFGTSFFKPDAGGNVIIYQHLFWFYSHPAVYLMILPIFGIMSEVIPVHARKPIFGYKAIAYSSVAICVVGLFVWVHHMFTSGTPGWMRMFFTISTLIVAVPTGVKIFGWVATLWGGKIRFTSAMLFAVGLLSMFVMGGLSGVTMGTAPFDVHVHDTYYVVAHFHYVLFGGSVFGIYAGIYHWFPKMTGRKLNEVWGRIHFALTLVGTNLTFLPMHKLGLQGMPRRVAMYDPQFVDLNVLCTVGAFILGLSVIPFAINIIWSWSKGELAGDNPWEALSLEWTTSSPPLVENWEVLPVVTHGPYEYGHSSEVGVLET; this is encoded by the coding sequence ATGACACGAGTTGAATTTCCACCACACCTACCACCAGATGATAATGAACAGAAAAATCTGGTGGTTGGACATACCTTACATCTTCCGGCTTGGAAGTGGCGAGATTACTTTACTTTTAATGTAGATCACAAGGTTATTGGTATCCAATACCTGGTAACGGCGTTTGTGTTCTATCTTATCGGTGGGTTGATGGCGATCGCTATCCGTACCGAATTAGCAACACCTGATGCAGACTTGATCGACCCGAATCTGTACAACGCTTTCATGACCAACCACGGAACAATCATGATTTTCCTCTGGATTGTTCCCAGTGCGATCGGTGGATTTGGTAATTATCTCATTCCCCTGATGATTGGGGCGAGGGATATGGCGTTTCCTAAACTGAATGCGATCGCCTTTTGGTTGAACCCACCAGCCGGCTTACTCTTGTTACTGAGTTTCGTGTTTGGTGGTTCTCAATCTGGTTGGACGGCTTACCCACCTTTGAGTCTGGTGACAGCGCCAATGGCTCAAACTCTGTGGATATTAGCAATTGTATTAGTTGGGACTTCTTCAATTCTGGGTTCTGTGAACTTCGTCGTTACTATATTAATGATGAAAGTTCCCAGCATGAAATGGGATCAATTACCTTTGTTCTGCTGGGCAATTTTGGCTACTTCTGTACTGGCACTACTTTCTACACCAGTGTTAGCTGCGGGTTTGGTATTGCTACTATTTGACCTCAACTTTGGGACTTCCTTTTTCAAACCAGATGCTGGTGGTAACGTCATCATCTATCAACACTTGTTCTGGTTCTACTCTCACCCGGCAGTATATTTAATGATTCTGCCCATCTTCGGTATCATGTCCGAAGTGATTCCCGTTCATGCGCGCAAACCAATTTTTGGCTATAAGGCGATCGCCTATTCTAGTGTAGCTATCTGCGTTGTCGGCTTGTTCGTTTGGGTTCACCACATGTTTACCAGTGGTACACCCGGCTGGATGCGGATGTTCTTCACAATCTCTACTTTGATTGTGGCGGTTCCCACTGGTGTGAAAATTTTCGGTTGGGTTGCAACCTTATGGGGTGGGAAGATTCGCTTTACTAGCGCCATGTTGTTCGCTGTTGGCTTGCTATCTATGTTTGTCATGGGCGGATTAAGCGGCGTAACAATGGGTACAGCACCCTTCGATGTCCACGTTCACGACACATACTATGTAGTGGCACACTTCCACTACGTCTTGTTTGGTGGTTCTGTGTTTGGGATTTATGCCGGTATTTATCACTGGTTCCCCAAAATGACCGGACGCAAGTTGAACGAAGTTTGGGGTCGGATTCACTTTGCCCTCACCTTGGTGGGAACTAACTTGACTTTCTTACCAATGCACAAGTTGGGTTTACAAGGTATGCCTCGCCGGGTGGCGATGTATGACCCCCAGTTTGTTGATTTGAATGTGCTTTGTACTGTTGGGGCGTTTATTTTGGGGTTATCAGTCATACCTTTTGCTATCAATATTATCTGGAGTTGGAGCAAAGGAGAATTGGCTGGTGATAATCCTTGGGAAGCTTTGAGTCTGGAATGGACTACTAGTTCCCCTCCTTTGGTGGAGAATTGGGAAGTTTTACCAGTGGTGACTCATGGGCCTTATGAATATGGTCATTCGTCGGAAGTAGGTGTGTTAGAGACCTAA
- the hpsJ-A gene encoding HpsJ-like protein, cyanoexosortase A-associated, with protein sequence MTPLDTENWSQKITQLWKFNRNIAHSIFTLRLGGYCLLLLFLLEVIVILTPLRLMNPAWEFQVFGELVERVAIPIIGIIFVFYAQDNSRSKWEHLILKLTYWFTLLFAIMLLLMMPLSIVNVFRIDRQNSQIFTNQVQQQINQLQQIKTQLQQTTTPSQMDEILHSLPNQNNYPKIQTSQQLEEIKTQFSAFIAASENQLKATSQENIANRRSVLMKNCIRWSLGALISGVLLILIWANNHWVRQNKF encoded by the coding sequence GTGACTCCATTAGATACAGAAAATTGGTCTCAAAAAATTACACAGTTGTGGAAGTTTAATCGTAATATTGCTCACTCGATATTTACGTTGAGATTAGGTGGCTATTGCCTATTGCTACTGTTTTTATTGGAAGTAATAGTAATACTTACACCGTTACGTCTTATGAATCCTGCTTGGGAGTTTCAAGTTTTTGGTGAGTTGGTAGAACGAGTGGCAATACCTATAATCGGTATAATATTTGTATTTTATGCTCAAGATAATTCACGAAGTAAATGGGAACATCTGATATTAAAGTTAACGTATTGGTTTACTTTATTATTTGCCATAATGTTACTTTTAATGATGCCTTTAAGTATTGTTAATGTGTTCAGAATTGATAGACAGAATAGTCAAATTTTTACTAACCAAGTTCAGCAGCAGATCAACCAACTGCAACAAATTAAAACCCAATTACAACAAACGACAACACCATCACAAATGGACGAGATTTTACACAGTTTACCAAATCAGAATAATTACCCTAAAATTCAAACATCTCAACAATTAGAGGAGATAAAAACACAATTTTCTGCATTTATTGCCGCTTCTGAAAATCAACTTAAGGCGACATCTCAAGAAAACATAGCAAATCGACGCAGTGTCTTGATGAAAAATTGTATTAGATGGAGTTTAGGGGCTTTGATTTCTGGGGTATTGTTAATTTTAATTTGGGCTAATAACCACTGGGTAAGACAAAACAAGTTCTGA
- a CDS encoding CHASE2 domain-containing protein → MIWAKLKPLFWQWRCVLFVVPNITVLVIGLRLTGLLQLLELAALDQFFLLRPPEPPDSRIVIVEINEADVRKQSQWPMSDGALASVLNTIKQQKPRAIGLDIYRDLPVNPGHEALVKLFASTPNLIGVQKLSDTADSSAVNPSPILKQKHQIGSNDLPLDGDGKIRRGLLYVNVNEDDVLESFALKLALLYLKPEGITEKPAVSNSNYLQLNQGVFPIFEADDGGYVRADARSYQVLLNYRGQIQQFTKVSLTQVQENRLPPDLMQGKVVLIGATAESLKDIFYTPYSSQLLSAPERMAGVTIHANLVSQILSAALDSRPLIKTLPENWEWLLILGLSMIGASLRWQQRNNKHQRIVLTVGVPLIGVGIVGGSFWAFVAGWWLPVVPSLLAFGGSAIAVSLYIAQSAGEMRKNLGRYLTDEVLANILETPSGLKLGGERRKVTVLFSDLRGFSAMSEQLSPEQVVQILNLYLGTMTDVINQYKGTINEFMGDGIFIMFGAPICRPDDSQRAIACAIAMQKAMQQVNEQNRQLNLPQLEMGIGINTGEVVAGNIGSQKRAQYTVIGSHVNLAARIETYTVGGQVLISEHTRQDAKVDLQITGQMQIEPKGIKELVTIYEVSGIGGEFDLSLPEDNDVMVQLKSPIPVEYQILQGKQAVGTLFSGELISLSEKKALLNSSQPLQNLANLKLKLLHKPQLATVDIYAKVIKNCEENQFLLRFTNLPPQAVIFFTST, encoded by the coding sequence ATGATTTGGGCAAAACTCAAACCGCTATTTTGGCAATGGCGGTGTGTTTTATTCGTGGTTCCTAATATTACAGTTTTGGTGATTGGCCTACGACTGACAGGACTGTTACAGTTACTGGAGTTGGCAGCGTTAGACCAGTTTTTTTTGCTGCGTCCACCAGAACCGCCAGATAGTCGGATTGTTATAGTCGAGATTAATGAGGCTGATGTCCGTAAGCAGTCACAGTGGCCGATGTCTGATGGGGCGTTGGCTAGTGTATTAAATACTATTAAACAACAAAAACCACGCGCGATCGGTTTAGATATTTATCGTGATTTACCTGTAAATCCTGGGCATGAAGCTTTAGTTAAGCTGTTTGCATCTACGCCTAACTTGATTGGGGTGCAGAAACTCTCTGACACGGCTGATAGTTCTGCTGTAAATCCTTCCCCAATACTTAAACAAAAGCATCAAATCGGTTCTAATGACTTGCCTTTAGATGGGGATGGGAAAATTCGCCGGGGATTGTTATATGTCAACGTGAATGAGGATGATGTTCTCGAAAGCTTTGCTTTGAAGTTGGCATTGCTGTATTTAAAGCCGGAAGGTATTACAGAAAAACCAGCTGTGAGTAACTCCAATTATTTACAGTTAAATCAAGGTGTATTCCCCATCTTTGAGGCTGATGATGGGGGTTACGTCCGTGCTGATGCGAGAAGTTATCAAGTTCTGTTAAATTACCGGGGACAGATACAGCAATTTACCAAGGTATCCTTGACACAAGTGCAAGAGAATCGCCTTCCTCCAGACTTGATGCAGGGGAAGGTGGTATTAATTGGGGCGACGGCTGAGAGTTTGAAGGATATATTCTACACACCTTACAGCAGTCAATTACTGTCTGCGCCGGAACGAATGGCGGGTGTGACAATTCACGCTAATCTAGTTAGTCAAATTTTGAGTGCGGCTTTAGATAGTCGTCCACTGATTAAGACTTTACCCGAAAATTGGGAATGGTTGTTAATTTTGGGTTTGTCGATGATTGGTGCTAGTTTGCGTTGGCAACAACGTAACAACAAACATCAAAGAATTGTCTTAACTGTGGGTGTTCCCCTAATTGGTGTTGGGATTGTTGGTGGTAGCTTTTGGGCGTTTGTTGCTGGTTGGTGGCTGCCTGTTGTCCCTTCCCTGCTGGCGTTTGGTGGATCTGCGATCGCAGTTAGTCTCTACATTGCCCAAAGTGCTGGTGAGATGCGGAAAAATCTGGGACGTTATCTGACTGATGAGGTACTCGCCAATATTTTAGAAACACCATCAGGTTTAAAGTTGGGTGGTGAACGGCGCAAGGTGACGGTGTTATTTTCCGACTTGCGCGGCTTTTCTGCCATGTCGGAACAGTTATCCCCTGAACAAGTGGTGCAGATTCTCAATCTGTATTTAGGAACGATGACGGATGTGATTAATCAGTATAAGGGTACGATTAATGAGTTTATGGGCGATGGCATTTTTATCATGTTTGGTGCGCCTATTTGTCGTCCTGATGATTCACAACGGGCGATCGCTTGTGCAATTGCTATGCAAAAAGCAATGCAACAAGTGAATGAACAAAATCGCCAGTTAAATTTGCCTCAGCTAGAAATGGGAATTGGCATTAACACTGGTGAGGTAGTGGCGGGAAATATTGGTTCACAAAAACGCGCCCAATATACAGTTATTGGTAGTCATGTAAATTTGGCGGCGAGAATTGAAACCTATACAGTAGGAGGACAGGTTTTAATTTCCGAACATACTCGCCAAGATGCCAAAGTTGATTTGCAGATTACTGGACAAATGCAAATCGAACCCAAGGGAATTAAAGAACTAGTCACAATATATGAAGTAAGTGGGATTGGTGGTGAATTTGACCTGTCTCTGCCAGAAGATAATGATGTGATGGTGCAATTAAAATCTCCTATACCTGTGGAATATCAAATTTTGCAAGGTAAACAGGCAGTAGGTACATTATTCTCTGGTGAATTAATTAGTCTGAGTGAAAAGAAAGCATTATTAAATTCATCTCAACCTTTACAAAACTTAGCTAATCTCAAACTGAAGCTATTACATAAACCGCAACTGGCTACTGTCGATATCTATGCCAAAGTAATTAAGAACTGTGAGGAAAATCAGTTTTTATTGCGGTTTACCAACTTGCCACCGCAGGCTGTGATCTTTTTTACGTCAACATAA
- the crtA gene encoding cyanoexosortase A: MKYLNTKHHQINIFNKIKNNQFWLLSIASGLITIHLTLTSREVIGLFAWSIIFWVATSFLVWKKRHTLNLESSLYSSIVGFTLITIILLRSLTYPSLIFLGIAPFVIALALSLIASGFAGIKQYKQELILLFFFNVPHILLLPVFDISAFTAKFATYILWYLGFEATVQGFSVVLPQGSVLVYTPCAGLDGILDLIRLSVLFFILFPLEGITKKVIVTIASVVIAFVTNSTRVALMAVLTAAQNQSVFDYWHDGKGSLIFSVISTALLGIFYYFLLLREIAVAKMPTQETIDG; the protein is encoded by the coding sequence ATGAAATATCTAAATACGAAACATCATCAAATCAACATTTTTAATAAAATAAAAAATAACCAATTTTGGTTATTAAGCATAGCATCAGGTTTAATTACTATTCATTTGACCTTAACTAGTCGTGAAGTAATTGGTTTATTTGCTTGGAGTATAATATTTTGGGTTGCTACGTCTTTTTTAGTATGGAAAAAACGGCATACCCTAAATTTAGAAAGCAGTCTTTACTCTAGTATTGTTGGTTTTACACTCATAACTATAATTCTCTTGAGGAGTCTGACTTATCCTAGTTTGATATTTTTGGGTATTGCACCTTTTGTAATAGCTTTGGCTTTAAGCCTAATTGCTTCTGGTTTTGCAGGAATCAAACAATATAAGCAAGAATTAATCTTGCTATTTTTTTTTAATGTTCCTCACATTCTACTCTTACCAGTATTTGATATTTCTGCTTTCACTGCTAAATTTGCCACTTATATACTTTGGTATTTAGGTTTTGAAGCAACCGTACAAGGATTTAGTGTGGTACTTCCTCAAGGAAGCGTTCTTGTCTATACTCCTTGCGCTGGACTTGATGGCATACTCGACTTGATTCGACTATCAGTATTGTTTTTTATCTTATTTCCTTTAGAAGGAATCACAAAAAAAGTAATAGTGACAATTGCATCTGTTGTCATTGCATTTGTAACTAACAGCACAAGAGTTGCGTTAATGGCTGTTTTAACTGCTGCTCAAAATCAGTCAGTCTTTGACTATTGGCATGACGGCAAAGGTTCTCTCATTTTTTCTGTGATTTCTACTGCTTTATTAGGGATATTTTATTATTTTCTACTACTACGAGAAATTGCAGTAGCGAAAATGCCAACTCAAGAAACTATTGATGGGTGA
- a CDS encoding cytochrome c oxidase subunit II, which produces MQQIPVSLWTLIAGIIVGVASLWLGQHHNLLPIEASQQAPLVDGFFNIMFTIAVALFLVVEGTILIFLFKYRRRRGDNTDGLPVEGNLPLEVFWTAIPSIIVICLGIYSVDVYNQMGGLEPGSHPHSSSHVAHASGSAIAATLNDTATAPGIGIGANPTNQGNNADLVINVTGMQFAWLFDYPNNGISAGELHVPVGADVQLNLTAQDVIHSFWVPQFRLKQDAIPGIPTQLRFVATKPGTYPVVCTELCGGYHGSMRTQVIVHTPEEFDSWLAENQVAQQQNLQQAVAINPASLSPSEFLAPHTHNMGINAEALESLVNSQ; this is translated from the coding sequence ATGCAACAAATTCCTGTTTCACTGTGGACTCTAATTGCGGGGATAATAGTTGGAGTCGCCAGTCTTTGGCTTGGTCAACATCACAATCTACTGCCTATTGAAGCATCACAACAAGCGCCTTTGGTCGATGGCTTTTTTAATATTATGTTTACCATTGCCGTGGCGCTATTCTTGGTAGTGGAAGGCACGATTTTGATTTTCCTGTTTAAATATCGTCGTCGTCGCGGTGATAATACTGATGGTTTGCCAGTAGAAGGAAACCTTCCTCTAGAAGTTTTTTGGACAGCGATTCCATCAATAATTGTGATTTGTTTGGGTATCTACAGTGTAGATGTCTACAATCAAATGGGAGGATTAGAGCCTGGAAGTCATCCCCATTCTTCATCTCACGTAGCTCATGCTTCGGGAAGTGCCATAGCTGCTACTCTCAATGATACCGCCACTGCACCAGGTATCGGCATCGGGGCGAATCCCACAAATCAAGGTAACAACGCAGACTTAGTTATCAATGTAACTGGGATGCAGTTTGCTTGGTTATTTGACTATCCCAATAACGGTATATCTGCCGGAGAATTACACGTTCCCGTGGGTGCTGATGTGCAACTCAATCTGACAGCACAGGATGTGATTCACTCATTCTGGGTTCCCCAATTCCGGCTCAAGCAAGACGCAATTCCCGGTATCCCTACCCAATTAAGATTCGTCGCTACTAAGCCAGGAACATATCCGGTAGTGTGTACTGAATTATGTGGTGGTTATCATGGTTCGATGCGGACACAGGTTATTGTCCACACACCAGAGGAATTTGATAGTTGGTTAGCAGAAAATCAGGTGGCGCAACAGCAAAATCTCCAACAAGCTGTGGCAATTAATCCAGCTAGTTTATCACCATCCGAGTTTCTCGCACCTCACACCCACAATATGGGGATTAATGCAGAGGCGTTGGAGTCGTTAGTCAATAGTCAATAG
- the fdxB gene encoding ferredoxin III, nif-specific, whose protein sequence is MAVLTGLTYGGNTWTPKFAQEIDKDKCIGCGRCIKVCGYPVLDLKALNEEGEFVEDEEDDEIERKVMVVAHPENCIGCQACARICPKNCYTHATLEN, encoded by the coding sequence ATGGCCGTACTCACAGGATTGACCTACGGAGGCAACACTTGGACACCTAAATTTGCCCAAGAAATTGACAAAGATAAATGTATCGGTTGTGGCAGATGTATTAAAGTATGTGGTTATCCTGTGTTAGATTTAAAAGCCCTCAACGAAGAAGGCGAATTTGTAGAAGATGAGGAAGATGATGAAATCGAGCGCAAAGTAATGGTAGTTGCTCACCCAGAAAACTGCATTGGATGTCAAGCTTGTGCGCGGATTTGTCCTAAAAACTGCTACACCCACGCCACATTGGAAAATTAA
- a CDS encoding helix-turn-helix domain-containing protein, translating into MPYTIPNNSCVGCDNCRPQCPTGAITIEKDEYWIDPFLCNNCEGYYAEPQCVIACPTKSPIRWQAKKGRCKVEPRDATSPDLFSNGKNNPFASAIAIWEACNLLAQRTSLNWEIDEAGYVCYSRAVNQGRGKIAFHIQNPFQVNDKVRDLEVLEAFDIRAACIHLILAAHATALDKPWEQEFTIDERQLEKYLGLEKRKDLSKAAKLSLMKNIVQQACSLIISMDWPQQGQVKGFSVTNSRLWHLIGIQHHFQEDNLGCKYLVGLTFKVKAGIWSQYFLNKQGCKERTAFYQYGSLPKTVLTTVMSIWQQHEGAVRLMLWLLFKTKMGKEQRITVPTLLRIAYGQEKVNLASRHREERKRLLRTFESDLEVLNHLGIKPIFDPITYPLAIQPLWAKLIDIPEDPDEALEFWINDAGGETRLTDNGPRGKWNLLMNARILSFELPPEWERQIAESEKKQRRKAKTRQKLKTAGDLVGEQILQARKTLNLSQRELAKLTGKSQSWIRDIENGRLKAKLEDQALLRKVLHIA; encoded by the coding sequence ATGCCTTATACAATTCCTAACAACAGTTGCGTTGGATGTGACAACTGCCGTCCCCAATGTCCTACGGGTGCAATCACAATAGAAAAAGATGAATACTGGATAGATCCTTTTCTTTGTAATAATTGTGAAGGTTATTATGCCGAACCGCAGTGTGTAATAGCCTGTCCGACAAAATCCCCCATACGGTGGCAAGCGAAGAAGGGGAGATGTAAAGTAGAACCGCGAGATGCTACCAGTCCCGACTTATTTTCCAATGGGAAGAATAACCCATTTGCATCGGCGATCGCAATTTGGGAAGCTTGCAACCTATTAGCGCAACGTACATCCCTGAATTGGGAAATAGACGAAGCAGGCTATGTCTGCTACAGCCGAGCCGTTAACCAAGGACGAGGTAAAATTGCTTTCCACATCCAGAACCCATTCCAAGTCAACGATAAAGTAAGAGATTTGGAAGTTCTCGAAGCGTTTGATATTAGAGCCGCTTGTATCCATTTAATTCTAGCTGCCCACGCTACAGCCTTAGATAAACCTTGGGAACAGGAGTTTACTATTGACGAACGACAGCTAGAAAAATACTTAGGGTTAGAGAAACGCAAAGACTTAAGTAAAGCTGCCAAATTATCCTTAATGAAAAATATTGTGCAGCAAGCTTGCTCCCTTATTATCTCTATGGACTGGCCCCAGCAAGGACAAGTGAAGGGGTTTTCCGTTACTAATAGTCGCTTATGGCACTTGATAGGTATTCAGCACCATTTTCAAGAAGATAATTTGGGTTGCAAATATCTAGTAGGGCTAACCTTTAAAGTTAAAGCCGGGATATGGAGCCAATATTTTCTCAATAAACAAGGATGCAAAGAACGTACCGCATTCTATCAATATGGCAGCTTACCCAAAACTGTGTTAACTACAGTTATGAGTATTTGGCAGCAACATGAGGGAGCCGTAAGATTAATGCTGTGGTTGCTATTTAAAACCAAAATGGGTAAGGAACAACGTATAACTGTCCCTACCTTATTACGCATTGCTTATGGTCAAGAAAAAGTCAATCTTGCTTCCAGACATCGAGAAGAACGCAAACGTTTACTGCGCACATTTGAAAGCGATTTAGAAGTGTTAAATCATCTAGGAATTAAACCTATTTTTGACCCCATTACCTATCCCTTAGCGATTCAACCATTATGGGCGAAGTTGATAGATATTCCCGAAGATCCCGATGAAGCCTTAGAATTTTGGATTAATGATGCTGGGGGTGAAACTCGCCTCACTGATAACGGCCCCCGTGGTAAATGGAATCTATTGATGAATGCGCGAATTTTATCTTTTGAATTACCGCCAGAATGGGAAAGACAAATCGCCGAATCAGAAAAAAAACAACGGCGTAAAGCAAAGACTAGACAAAAACTCAAAACCGCAGGTGATTTAGTTGGTGAGCAAATTTTACAAGCTCGAAAAACTTTAAATCTTTCTCAACGCGAATTGGCAAAGCTGACAGGTAAAAGCCAAAGTTGGATTCGAGATATCGAAAATGGTCGGCTAAAAGCGAAGTTAGAAGATCAAGCACTATTACGAAAAGTGCTACACATCGCTTAA
- a CDS encoding cytochrome c oxidase subunit 3: MTIATAHEAHEGHEAHPDLRVWGLLTFLISESLMFGGFFATYLFFRGTTEVWPPEGTEVELFVPTINTIILVSSSFVIHFGDMAIKKGNVWGMRFWYIVTAIMGAVFLAGQVYEYQNLGYGLTTNVFANCFYIMTGFHGLHVFIGLLLILGVLWRSRRPGHYSATKHIGIEMAEIYWHFVDIIWIILFTLVYILNIL, from the coding sequence ATGACTATTGCAACGGCGCATGAGGCTCATGAGGGACATGAGGCGCATCCAGATTTACGGGTTTGGGGATTGTTGACATTCCTGATTTCCGAGTCTTTAATGTTTGGCGGCTTTTTTGCCACTTATCTGTTTTTTCGCGGAACTACAGAGGTGTGGCCACCGGAGGGGACTGAGGTAGAGTTATTTGTCCCAACAATTAACACAATTATTCTGGTGTCTAGTAGCTTTGTCATTCACTTCGGTGATATGGCGATTAAAAAGGGTAATGTCTGGGGAATGCGGTTTTGGTATATCGTCACCGCAATTATGGGGGCAGTATTTTTGGCTGGTCAGGTGTATGAGTACCAGAACTTAGGCTATGGTCTGACTACCAATGTCTTCGCCAATTGCTTCTATATCATGACTGGTTTCCACGGACTGCACGTATTTATCGGGCTGTTATTGATTTTAGGTGTATTGTGGCGATCGCGTCGTCCTGGTCATTATTCAGCAACTAAACACATCGGCATCGAAATGGCAGAAATTTACTGGCACTTCGTAGACATCATTTGGATTATTCTGTTCACCTTAGTGTACATCCTCAACATTTTGTAA
- a CDS encoding PEP-CTERM sorting domain-containing protein, producing MRKQSGILFALSAIALTPIGIVLSQAPASAITLNLRNISFPDLGTVTGSFDYDSSSNSITNWSITTSASGVSPQPFPSGFTYTSATSSAFAPNISIPFTNISTNDRLFAFSANNTRRIFGIWLSSPVNNDIPASYAVSRVAEGNASNLNAFFGNLVAGRLSAGFRITTSGNLNVDPIIQEPNPVPEPEDILGIGVALGCLYLFGKTYYKKSKIKSVAKV from the coding sequence ATGAGAAAACAGTCTGGAATTTTATTCGCTTTGTCTGCAATAGCACTAACACCCATTGGCATAGTTTTAAGTCAAGCACCTGCTTCAGCTATTACTCTTAATTTGAGAAATATTAGCTTTCCTGATTTAGGTACAGTGACAGGTTCTTTTGATTATGATTCAAGTTCAAACTCAATAACAAATTGGAGTATTACAACCTCAGCAAGTGGTGTATCACCTCAACCATTTCCATCAGGATTCACCTATACATCTGCAACAAGTTCTGCATTTGCTCCTAATATTAGTATCCCATTCACAAATATAAGTACAAATGATAGGTTGTTTGCTTTCAGTGCAAATAATACTAGACGTATTTTTGGTATTTGGTTGTCTAGCCCAGTAAACAATGATATACCTGCAAGCTATGCAGTATCTCGCGTTGCAGAAGGAAATGCCTCTAATTTAAACGCATTTTTTGGTAATCTTGTAGCTGGAAGATTGAGTGCAGGATTCAGGATAACTACAAGTGGTAATTTGAATGTTGATCCTATTATACAAGAACCAAATCCTGTGCCAGAACCAGAGGATATACTAGGTATTGGAGTTGCCTTGGGTTGTCTTTATTTGTTTGGCAAAACTTATTACAAAAAAAGCAAAATCAAGTCTGTTGCTAAAGTTTAG